One part of the Candidatus Reconcilbacillus cellulovorans genome encodes these proteins:
- a CDS encoding phosphatidylglycerophosphatase A, producing the protein MKRRVHSQEVKEAVLKKLAERGVKLEDIAQIVYEMQVPYNPELQMETCLDSVRKVLEKREVQHALLVGIELDQLAERKMLSEPLQTLVETDESLFGCDETLALGSVLGYGSIAVTTFGHLDKHKIGVIRKLDTKLGKGVHTFLDDLVAGLAASAASRIAHRHRDEEENGIHEEHAS; encoded by the coding sequence ATGAAACGTCGCGTGCACAGCCAGGAGGTGAAGGAAGCCGTCCTGAAGAAGCTGGCGGAACGCGGAGTCAAACTGGAGGATATCGCGCAGATCGTTTATGAGATGCAAGTTCCTTACAATCCCGAACTTCAAATGGAAACTTGCCTTGACAGCGTGCGCAAAGTGTTGGAAAAACGCGAGGTCCAGCACGCGCTGCTCGTCGGCATCGAGCTCGACCAGCTCGCGGAGCGGAAAATGCTGTCCGAGCCTCTCCAAACTTTGGTTGAAACCGACGAGAGCCTGTTCGGCTGCGACGAGACGTTGGCGCTCGGTTCGGTACTCGGCTACGGCAGCATCGCAGTGACGACGTTCGGCCATCTCGACAAGCACAAGATCGGCGTCATCCGCAAGCTCGACACGAAACTCGGCAAAGGAGTCCACACGTTTCTGGACGACCTCGTCGCCGGTCTCGCCGCGTCGGCCGCGAGCCGGATCGCGCATCGCCACCGCGACGAGGAAGAAAACGGGATTCATGAGGAACATGCTTCGTAA
- a CDS encoding orotate phosphoribosyltransferase — MNISRNIARALLDIGAVLLRPDEPFVWTSGLKSPIYCDNRLTLSYPHVRRMIADGFVAAIRREFAEADALAGVATGGIAHTALVADRLDLPMVYVRDKAKGHGRQNVIEGALFSGQRVVVIEDLVSTGGSSLKAVEAVRGAGACVLGVVAVFTYGFEVAARAFAESGVRLRALCDYPTLIEVAREENRISLSQLEALRAWRENPEAYGGNSRINKPGSA, encoded by the coding sequence ATGAACATCTCCCGCAACATCGCGCGCGCCTTGCTCGACATCGGCGCCGTGCTGCTTCGGCCCGACGAGCCGTTCGTCTGGACCTCCGGGCTGAAATCGCCGATTTATTGCGACAACCGGCTGACGTTGTCCTATCCGCACGTCCGGCGCATGATCGCGGACGGATTCGTCGCGGCGATCCGCCGGGAATTCGCGGAAGCCGACGCTTTGGCCGGCGTCGCCACCGGCGGCATCGCGCACACCGCCCTGGTCGCCGACCGGCTCGATCTGCCGATGGTGTACGTGCGCGACAAGGCCAAGGGTCACGGCCGGCAAAACGTGATCGAAGGCGCGCTCTTTTCCGGCCAGCGGGTGGTCGTGATCGAAGATCTCGTTTCCACCGGCGGCAGTTCGCTCAAGGCGGTCGAAGCCGTTCGCGGCGCCGGCGCCTGCGTGCTCGGGGTGGTGGCCGTGTTCACGTACGGTTTCGAGGTAGCTGCACGGGCTTTCGCGGAATCCGGCGTGCGCTTGCGCGCGCTGTGCGATTATCCGACGCTCATCGAAGTCGCGCGGGAAGAAAACCGCATTTCCCTTAGCCAGCTCGAGGCGCTGCGCGCGTGGCGAGAAAACCCGGAAGCGTATGGCGGAAACTCTCGCATCAACAAGCCGGGGTCGGCTTAA
- a CDS encoding orotidine 5'-phosphate decarboxylase, with amino-acid sequence MKTAGELTEMAAWAERIIVALDTPDLREVERLCDALGDVPCWMKVGMELFYAVGPNAVELLKKRGRRVFVDLKLHDIPNTVRGGIASLVRCGADMLNVHATGGVRMLEAAREAVERAAGSAPSTVRPLLVAVTVLTSLDRDAVNRELGIPGDVAETAVRFAKMAREAGLDGVVASTAEVRAVKEACGRSFLTVVPGLRPAGAAPDDQTRRASPEEAAAAGADYLVIGRPITRAPDPRRALENVLTSLSAAVPIRSEEESKT; translated from the coding sequence ATGAAAACCGCGGGAGAGCTGACGGAAATGGCGGCGTGGGCCGAGCGGATCATCGTGGCATTGGACACGCCGGATTTGCGGGAAGTCGAGCGGCTGTGCGACGCGCTGGGCGACGTGCCGTGCTGGATGAAAGTCGGCATGGAACTTTTCTATGCGGTCGGTCCGAACGCGGTCGAGCTCCTGAAAAAGCGCGGCCGCCGCGTCTTCGTCGACTTAAAACTGCACGACATCCCGAACACGGTCCGCGGCGGTATCGCGAGTCTCGTGCGGTGCGGCGCAGACATGCTGAACGTGCACGCGACGGGCGGCGTCCGGATGCTGGAAGCCGCCCGAGAGGCGGTCGAGCGGGCAGCGGGATCGGCGCCGTCCACCGTCCGTCCGCTGCTGGTCGCCGTCACGGTTTTGACGAGCCTCGACCGCGACGCCGTCAACCGCGAGCTCGGCATTCCCGGCGACGTCGCAGAAACGGCGGTTCGTTTCGCAAAAATGGCGCGCGAAGCCGGCCTCGACGGCGTCGTCGCCTCGACGGCCGAAGTCCGCGCGGTCAAGGAAGCGTGCGGCCGGTCGTTTCTGACCGTCGTCCCCGGGCTCCGCCCTGCGGGGGCGGCGCCGGACGACCAGACGCGGCGCGCCTCGCCGGAAGAAGCGGCGGCCGCGGGAGCCGATTATCTGGTGATCGGCAGGCCGATCACCCGCGCGCCCGATCCGCGGCGGGCGCTGGAAAACGTCCTGACGTCGCTCTCGGCGGCGGTCCCGATCCGATCGGAGGAGGAGTCGAAAACATGA
- a CDS encoding carbamoyl phosphate synthase large subunit, whose translation MPKNKDLRKILVIGSGPIVIGQAAEFDYAGTQACQALKEEGLEVVLINSNPATIMTDTNMADKVYLEPLSFEFVAQIVRQERPDGILPTLGGQTGLNMAVKLAKAGVLEQENVRLLGTQLSSIERAEDREQFRALMRELGEPVPESAIVTSVEEAVAFADEIGYPVIVRPAYTLGGTGGGIGRNEEELREIVSAGLRYSPIGQCLIEKSIAGMKEIEYEVMRDANDNCIVVCNMENIDPVGIHTGDSIVVAPSQTLSDREYQMLRSASLKIIRALKIEGGCNIQFALDPHSYQYYVIEVNPRVSRSSALASKATGYPIARVAAKIAIGYTLDELVNPVTGQTYACFEPALDYVVTKIPRWPFDKFSTANRKLGTQMKATGEVMAIGRTFEESLHKAIRSLETGAHRLWLPGLAELDEETLAERLEKADDERLFLVAEAFRRGYDLEWVRERTKIDWWFLNKIRGLVEFEQRLKEGALTSERLLEAKRKGFSDRAIAELRREAGLGPATEAEVRNLRLEYGIRPVYKMVDTCAAEFEASTPYYYSTYETENESLPGDRPKVLVIGSGPIRIGQGIEFDYSTVHAVWAIRKAGYEAVIINNNPETVSTDFNTSDRLYFEPLFFEDVMNVIELEKPIGVIVQFGGQTAINLAGPLARAGVRILGSSLESIDTAEDRRKFEALLRELGIPQPPGGTVTSVDEAVGLARRLGYPILVRPSYVLGGRAMEIVYSDDELLEYMAEAVKVNPEHPVLIDRYMQGKEAEVDAISDGETVLIPGIMEHVERAGVHSGDSIAVYPPQTLSEDVKRQIVDITVRIARALKVVGLVNIQFVVSDEKVYVLEVNPRASRTVPFLSKVTGIPMANVATRVILGEKLADLGYSTGLWPEDEFVSVKVPVFSFAKLRRVDPTLAPEMKSTGEVMGRDRQFAKALYKGLVAAGMNIPRSGAIICTVADKDKPEAVELMRGFHELGYRILATSGTAEALKKAGVPVTVVRKLSEGSPNIVDLIRSGQAQFVVNTLTKGKTPARDGFRIRREAVEHGIVCLTSLDTARAMLGMLQTLSFTSQPMPVAEATLR comes from the coding sequence ATGCCCAAAAATAAAGATTTGCGCAAAATTCTCGTCATCGGCTCCGGGCCGATCGTCATCGGCCAGGCCGCCGAATTCGACTATGCAGGCACGCAGGCTTGCCAGGCGCTCAAGGAGGAAGGGCTGGAAGTCGTCTTGATCAACAGCAACCCGGCGACGATCATGACCGACACGAACATGGCGGACAAGGTGTATCTCGAGCCGCTTTCGTTCGAATTCGTCGCTCAGATCGTCCGGCAGGAGCGTCCGGACGGCATTTTGCCGACGCTCGGCGGGCAGACCGGCCTGAACATGGCCGTCAAACTGGCTAAAGCCGGCGTACTCGAACAGGAAAACGTCCGGCTGCTCGGCACGCAGCTGTCCTCGATCGAGCGGGCCGAAGACCGCGAGCAATTCCGTGCGCTCATGCGCGAACTCGGCGAACCGGTTCCGGAAAGCGCGATCGTCACGAGCGTCGAGGAAGCCGTCGCGTTTGCGGATGAAATCGGCTACCCGGTTATCGTGCGGCCGGCCTACACGCTCGGCGGCACCGGCGGCGGCATCGGCCGAAACGAGGAAGAACTGCGCGAGATCGTCTCTGCCGGCCTGCGCTATAGCCCGATCGGCCAGTGCCTGATCGAAAAGAGCATCGCCGGCATGAAAGAGATCGAATACGAAGTGATGCGCGACGCCAACGACAACTGCATCGTCGTCTGCAACATGGAAAACATCGACCCGGTCGGCATCCATACCGGCGACAGCATCGTCGTCGCGCCGAGCCAGACGCTGTCGGACCGCGAGTACCAGATGCTGCGGTCGGCGTCGCTAAAAATCATTCGCGCGCTCAAGATCGAGGGCGGCTGCAACATCCAGTTCGCGCTCGATCCGCACAGCTATCAGTATTACGTTATCGAAGTCAACCCGCGGGTGAGCCGCTCGTCCGCCCTGGCGTCGAAGGCGACCGGTTATCCGATTGCGAGGGTGGCGGCGAAAATAGCGATCGGCTACACGTTGGACGAGCTCGTCAACCCGGTCACGGGGCAGACGTATGCCTGCTTTGAGCCAGCACTCGACTATGTCGTCACGAAAATTCCGCGCTGGCCGTTCGACAAGTTTTCCACGGCCAACCGGAAGCTCGGCACGCAGATGAAAGCCACCGGCGAAGTGATGGCGATCGGCCGCACGTTCGAGGAATCGCTGCACAAGGCGATCCGGTCGCTGGAGACCGGCGCGCACCGGCTCTGGCTTCCCGGTCTCGCCGAACTGGACGAGGAGACGCTGGCGGAGCGTCTGGAAAAGGCGGACGACGAACGGCTGTTCCTCGTCGCCGAGGCGTTCCGGCGCGGATACGACCTGGAATGGGTACGCGAGCGGACGAAGATCGACTGGTGGTTTTTGAACAAAATCCGCGGCCTCGTCGAATTCGAACAACGGCTGAAAGAAGGCGCGCTGACATCGGAAAGACTGCTCGAGGCTAAACGCAAGGGTTTTTCCGACCGCGCGATCGCCGAACTGCGCCGGGAAGCGGGGCTCGGTCCGGCGACGGAGGCCGAAGTACGCAACTTGCGGCTGGAGTACGGCATCCGGCCGGTCTACAAAATGGTCGACACATGTGCCGCGGAGTTCGAGGCGTCGACGCCGTACTATTACTCGACGTACGAAACCGAAAACGAATCCTTGCCCGGCGACAGACCGAAAGTGCTCGTCATCGGCTCCGGGCCGATCCGGATCGGTCAGGGCATCGAGTTCGACTATTCGACGGTCCACGCCGTCTGGGCGATCCGCAAGGCCGGCTACGAAGCGGTCATCATCAACAACAATCCGGAAACGGTATCAACGGATTTCAATACGTCCGACCGGCTGTATTTCGAACCGCTGTTCTTTGAGGACGTGATGAACGTCATCGAGCTGGAGAAGCCGATCGGCGTCATCGTCCAGTTCGGCGGTCAGACGGCGATCAATCTGGCCGGGCCGCTGGCGCGCGCCGGCGTCCGCATCCTCGGCAGCAGCCTGGAGAGTATCGACACGGCCGAAGATCGCCGCAAGTTCGAGGCGCTGTTGCGCGAGCTCGGCATTCCCCAGCCGCCGGGCGGCACGGTGACCAGCGTGGACGAAGCGGTCGGCCTGGCGCGCCGGCTCGGCTATCCCATCCTCGTGCGCCCGTCCTACGTCCTCGGCGGCCGTGCGATGGAAATCGTCTATTCCGACGACGAGTTACTTGAATATATGGCCGAAGCAGTGAAGGTCAATCCCGAACATCCTGTGTTGATCGACCGCTACATGCAAGGCAAGGAGGCGGAAGTCGACGCGATTTCCGACGGAGAAACCGTCCTCATTCCCGGCATCATGGAACACGTCGAGCGCGCCGGCGTCCATTCCGGCGACTCGATCGCGGTGTACCCGCCGCAGACGCTGTCCGAAGACGTCAAGCGGCAAATCGTCGACATCACGGTCCGGATCGCGCGGGCGCTCAAGGTTGTCGGTCTCGTCAACATCCAGTTCGTCGTCTCCGACGAAAAAGTGTACGTCCTTGAGGTTAATCCGCGTGCGTCGCGAACGGTGCCGTTTTTGAGCAAGGTGACCGGCATCCCGATGGCCAACGTGGCGACGCGCGTCATTCTCGGCGAAAAACTGGCCGATCTCGGCTATTCGACCGGTCTTTGGCCGGAAGACGAGTTCGTGTCCGTGAAAGTACCGGTGTTTTCGTTCGCCAAGTTGCGCCGCGTCGATCCGACGCTCGCGCCCGAAATGAAGTCGACCGGCGAAGTGATGGGCCGCGACCGCCAGTTCGCCAAGGCGCTCTATAAGGGGCTTGTGGCGGCCGGCATGAACATTCCGCGCTCCGGCGCGATCATTTGCACGGTCGCTGACAAAGACAAACCGGAAGCCGTCGAGCTGATGCGCGGTTTCCACGAGCTCGGTTACCGAATTCTGGCGACGTCCGGCACGGCCGAAGCGCTTAAAAAAGCCGGCGTCCCGGTAACCGTCGTCCGCAAGCTGAGCGAAGGTTCGCCGAACATCGTCGATTTGATCCGCAGCGGTCAGGCGCAGTTCGTCGTCAACACGCTGACGAAAGGCAAGACGCCGGCCCGGGACGGGTTCCGCATCCGCCGCGAGGCCGTCGAGCACGGCATCGTCTGCCTGACGTCGCTCGACACGGCGAGAGCGATGCTCGGCATGCTGCAGACGCTGTCGTTCACCTCGCAGCCGATGCCGGTCGCCGAGGCGACGCTGCGATGA
- a CDS encoding carbamoyl phosphate synthase small subunit gives MQAMLLLEDGTLFVGSAFGARADKVGEVVFNTGMTGYQELLTDPSYCGQIVVMTYPLIGNYGVARDDFEAVRPYAYGFAVREHEQAPSNWRAEFTVDDMLKEFGIPGISGIDTRMLTRKLRHHGVMKGVLSTTGKSLEELREMLASTPLPRDQVAQVSTRGVFSVPARQGALRIVLVDYGAKSGILRDLVARGCEVVVVPHDATADQIRRLSPDGIVLSNGPGDPKDVPYAVETIRGLVEHYPLFGICFGHQLFALACGADTAKLKFGHRGGNHPVRELKTNRCYITSQNHGYVVTEESIAGTELEITHLNNNDGTIEGLRHKRLPAFSVQYHPEASPGPHDSGYLFDEFLELVRRVKAERRAEPSQARFAAGLARSGSAEAPRKEDLLYAQK, from the coding sequence ATGCAGGCGATGTTGCTTCTTGAAGACGGCACGTTGTTCGTCGGCAGCGCGTTCGGCGCCCGTGCGGACAAGGTGGGAGAAGTCGTCTTCAATACCGGGATGACCGGCTACCAGGAACTGCTGACCGACCCGTCGTATTGCGGCCAGATCGTCGTGATGACGTATCCGCTGATCGGCAACTACGGCGTCGCCCGCGACGATTTCGAGGCGGTGCGGCCTTACGCCTATGGGTTCGCCGTCCGCGAGCATGAGCAGGCGCCGAGCAACTGGCGCGCCGAATTCACGGTCGACGACATGCTCAAAGAATTCGGCATTCCAGGCATCAGCGGCATCGACACGCGCATGTTGACGCGCAAGCTGCGCCATCACGGCGTCATGAAAGGCGTTCTGTCGACGACCGGCAAATCGCTTGAAGAGCTGCGGGAGATGCTGGCGTCGACACCGCTTCCGCGCGATCAGGTGGCGCAGGTGTCGACGCGCGGCGTGTTCTCAGTGCCCGCCCGCCAGGGAGCGCTCCGGATCGTGCTCGTCGATTACGGCGCCAAAAGCGGCATTTTGCGCGACCTCGTCGCTCGCGGCTGCGAAGTCGTCGTCGTGCCGCACGACGCGACGGCCGATCAGATCCGGCGGCTGTCGCCCGACGGCATCGTCCTGTCGAACGGTCCGGGAGACCCGAAAGACGTGCCGTACGCCGTCGAGACGATCCGCGGCCTTGTCGAACATTATCCGCTGTTCGGCATCTGTTTCGGCCACCAGCTGTTCGCCTTGGCGTGCGGCGCCGACACGGCCAAACTGAAATTCGGCCATCGCGGCGGCAACCATCCCGTACGTGAGCTGAAGACGAATCGCTGCTACATCACTTCGCAAAACCACGGCTACGTCGTGACGGAAGAGTCGATCGCCGGTACGGAACTGGAGATTACGCACCTGAACAACAACGACGGCACGATCGAAGGTTTGCGGCACAAGCGGCTGCCCGCCTTCTCGGTCCAGTACCATCCGGAGGCGTCGCCGGGACCGCACGATTCCGGCTACTTGTTCGACGAATTTCTCGAACTGGTCCGACGGGTGAAGGCCGAGCGTCGGGCGGAACCGAGCCAGGCGCGTTTTGCGGCCGGCCTGGCGCGGTCCGGTTCGGCGGAAGCGCCGCGGAAGGAGGATTTGCTCTATGCCCAAAAATAA
- a CDS encoding dihydroorotase codes for MRCWIVNANVWDDGLGRPVPKHVLVEGERIADVVDGSASVDVGGCEVFDARGRLLSAGFVDLHAHLREPGQEYKETIATATAAAACGGFTTVAAMPNTRPPVDSPELVRDVLSRAARSGAVRVMTYACITRRQEGRELTDFAALKEAGAIGFTDDGFGVQDAALMKEAMRRAAALGLPIVAHCEDRSLAAGGVVADGEFARRFGLPVIPNEAEAVHIARDVVLAEATGVHYHVCHVSTETSVRLIRDAKRAGIRVTAEVCPHHLVLSEEDIPGPDADWKMNPPLRSRRDVEACVRGLEDGTIDFIATDHAPHSPEEKAKGMREAPFGIVGFETAFPLLYTRFVLTGRWTLGFLLSRLSTAPASAFGLGQGRLEPGYPADLTLIDLDVERTVDPGRFRSKGRNTPFAGWALRGWPVWTMVAGRVVWSEDSGP; via the coding sequence ATGCGGTGCTGGATTGTCAACGCGAACGTCTGGGACGACGGCCTCGGCCGGCCGGTCCCTAAGCACGTCCTCGTCGAGGGCGAACGGATCGCGGACGTGGTGGACGGGAGCGCGTCCGTCGATGTCGGCGGTTGTGAAGTTTTTGATGCTCGTGGAAGGCTGCTGTCCGCGGGATTCGTCGACTTGCACGCGCATTTGCGGGAACCCGGCCAAGAATATAAGGAAACGATCGCGACGGCGACGGCGGCTGCGGCTTGCGGCGGGTTCACGACGGTTGCGGCGATGCCGAACACGCGCCCGCCCGTCGATTCGCCGGAATTGGTGCGCGACGTGTTGAGCCGGGCCGCGCGAAGCGGCGCCGTCCGCGTGATGACGTACGCCTGCATCACCCGTCGGCAGGAAGGGCGTGAACTGACCGATTTTGCGGCGCTGAAGGAAGCCGGCGCGATCGGGTTTACGGACGACGGTTTCGGCGTTCAGGATGCCGCGCTGATGAAAGAGGCGATGCGCCGCGCGGCAGCACTCGGTCTTCCCATCGTCGCGCATTGCGAGGATCGGTCTCTGGCCGCCGGCGGGGTCGTCGCCGACGGCGAATTCGCGCGGCGGTTCGGGTTGCCCGTCATCCCGAACGAGGCGGAGGCCGTCCACATTGCGCGCGACGTCGTCCTGGCCGAAGCGACGGGCGTTCATTATCACGTCTGCCACGTCAGCACCGAAACATCCGTCAGGCTAATCCGCGACGCCAAGCGGGCGGGCATCCGCGTGACGGCGGAAGTATGCCCACACCACCTGGTACTGTCGGAAGAAGACATTCCGGGTCCGGACGCCGACTGGAAAATGAACCCTCCGCTGCGCTCCCGCCGCGATGTGGAAGCATGCGTGCGCGGGCTAGAAGACGGAACGATCGATTTCATCGCGACAGACCACGCCCCTCACAGTCCGGAGGAAAAGGCAAAAGGCATGCGCGAGGCGCCGTTCGGCATCGTCGGCTTCGAAACCGCGTTTCCGCTTCTCTACACGCGGTTCGTCCTAACGGGGCGGTGGACGCTCGGATTTCTGCTATCGCGGCTTTCGACGGCGCCGGCATCCGCGTTCGGGCTCGGGCAGGGACGGCTGGAGCCGGGGTACCCGGCCGATCTGACGCTGATCGACCTCGACGTCGAACGGACCGTCGATCCCGGCCGATTCCGATCGAAAGGCCGCAATACTCCGTTTGCCGGCTGGGCGTTGCGGGGCTGGCCGGTTTGGACGATGGTCGCCGGCCGTGTCGTCTGGTCCGAAGATTCAGGCCCTTGA
- a CDS encoding aspartate carbamoyltransferase, giving the protein MKGTITGMNRHLLGLKEIDANDILSILDRAAYWEQASRRSDVLEGKFVANLFFEKSTRTRFSFEIAERRLGAVPLAFSAEISSVGKGESVYDTLKTFEALGVDAAVVRLPWSGLLAEIAGRIRYPIVNAGDGVNEHPTQALLDIYTIRRHFGEVRGLTVAMIGDIRHSRVARSNLWGLTKLGAKVLFCAPPNMRADELAEFAPYVPIEEALRADVVMALRVQFERHEGRLVQSPEEYRSAYGLTEERVSAMAPHAIVMHPGPVNRNVEIDDAVVEHPRSKIFAQMAAGVPVRMAVLERALA; this is encoded by the coding sequence ATGAAGGGAACGATCACCGGCATGAACCGCCATCTGCTCGGTTTGAAGGAAATCGACGCGAACGACATCCTGTCGATTCTTGACCGCGCCGCCTACTGGGAACAGGCGTCTCGGCGCTCCGACGTGCTGGAAGGAAAATTCGTCGCCAATCTGTTCTTCGAAAAAAGCACGCGCACCCGCTTTTCTTTCGAGATAGCCGAACGGCGCCTCGGCGCCGTACCGCTGGCGTTTTCCGCCGAGATAAGCAGCGTCGGCAAGGGGGAATCCGTCTACGACACGTTGAAAACATTCGAGGCGCTCGGCGTCGACGCGGCGGTCGTCCGACTGCCGTGGTCCGGCCTGCTTGCCGAGATCGCCGGCCGAATTCGCTATCCGATCGTCAATGCCGGCGACGGCGTCAACGAACATCCGACACAGGCGCTGCTCGACATTTATACGATCCGTCGGCATTTCGGCGAAGTGCGCGGGCTGACGGTGGCGATGATCGGCGATATTCGCCACAGCCGCGTCGCCCGGTCGAACCTGTGGGGGCTGACGAAGCTCGGCGCCAAAGTTCTGTTCTGCGCGCCGCCGAACATGCGCGCCGACGAACTGGCGGAATTCGCGCCGTACGTTCCGATCGAGGAAGCGTTGCGTGCCGACGTCGTTATGGCGCTGCGCGTCCAGTTCGAACGGCATGAAGGGCGGCTGGTGCAGTCGCCGGAAGAATACCGGTCGGCTTACGGCCTGACGGAAGAACGCGTCTCCGCGATGGCGCCGCATGCCATCGTCATGCATCCCGGCCCGGTCAATCGAAACGTGGAGATCGACGATGCGGTCGTCGAGCATCCGCGGTCGAAAATTTTCGCCCAGATGGCAGCCGGCGTGCCGGTGCGGATGGCCGTGCTGGAGCGCGCGCTCGCGTGA
- a CDS encoding bifunctional pyr operon transcriptional regulator/uracil phosphoribosyltransferase — MTPERAEFSLRRVIMDEAAIRRALTRIAHEILERNKGIADCVFVGIRTRGVHLARRVAQRILDIEKEPVPVAELDVSDYRDDRREKTTVRRGTRADESPAFSGESEIAGRVVVLFDDVLYTGRTVRAAMDAVIDVGRPRMIQLAVLIDRGHRELPIRPDFVGKNVPTAKTESIEVRLTEVDGVDEVVILQRKETSE, encoded by the coding sequence ATGACGCCGGAACGAGCGGAATTCTCCTTAAGGCGCGTCATCATGGACGAGGCGGCCATCCGACGGGCGTTGACGCGCATCGCGCACGAAATTCTCGAACGAAACAAAGGCATTGCCGATTGCGTGTTCGTCGGCATCCGCACGCGGGGCGTTCATCTCGCTCGCCGGGTGGCGCAACGGATTCTCGACATCGAAAAAGAGCCGGTGCCTGTAGCCGAACTTGACGTCAGCGACTATCGCGACGACCGGCGGGAAAAGACGACGGTCCGGCGCGGAACTAGGGCGGACGAGTCACCGGCTTTTTCCGGCGAAAGCGAGATCGCCGGCCGCGTCGTCGTCCTGTTCGACGACGTTCTTTACACCGGCCGTACGGTTCGGGCCGCGATGGACGCCGTGATCGACGTCGGACGACCGCGGATGATCCAGCTTGCGGTCCTGATCGACCGCGGGCATCGTGAGTTGCCGATTCGCCCGGACTTCGTCGGCAAAAACGTGCCGACCGCCAAAACGGAGTCGATCGAAGTCCGTCTGACCGAAGTCGACGGCGTGGACGAAGTCGTCATCCTGCAGCGAAAGGAGACATCGGAATGA
- a CDS encoding 1,4-beta-xylanase, producing MKNRKRWLFLTSCALLLLALPALTAQAALTLTSNATGTYDGWDYEFWKDSGGSGTMTLNGGGTFSAQWSGINNILFRMGKKFDSTKTHQQIGTIVDTYSASYSPNGNSYLAIYGWTVDPLVEYYIVDSWGNWRPPGASPIGSISIDGGTYDIYRTTRVNQPSIRGTATFDQYWSVRTSKRTSGTISVSQHFNKWESLGLRMGKMYEVALLVEGYQSSGSASITCHTLTINGTPVGNGTGSCGGSGGGGTSTIVQAENMTKGGQYTSNITSPFNGVALYANNDRVYYTQYFSTGTHSFSLRGASSNNNMARVDLRIGGQTKGTFYFGGPYPAVYTLNNISHGTGNQTVELIVTADNGTWDAYIDYLEIR from the coding sequence ATGAAAAACAGAAAAAGATGGTTATTCCTGACGTCTTGCGCGTTGCTTTTGCTTGCACTACCCGCTCTTACCGCGCAAGCCGCCTTGACGCTGACCAGCAACGCGACCGGTACGTATGACGGCTGGGACTATGAATTCTGGAAGGACAGCGGCGGCTCCGGCACGATGACGCTCAACGGCGGCGGTACGTTCAGCGCGCAGTGGAGCGGCATCAACAACATTTTGTTCCGGATGGGCAAAAAGTTCGACTCGACGAAAACGCACCAGCAAATCGGTACGATCGTGGACACGTACAGCGCTTCGTATTCGCCGAACGGCAACTCGTATCTAGCGATTTACGGCTGGACGGTCGACCCGCTCGTCGAATATTACATCGTCGACAGCTGGGGCAACTGGCGTCCGCCGGGCGCATCGCCCATCGGTTCGATTTCGATCGACGGCGGCACGTACGACATTTATCGCACGACGCGCGTCAACCAGCCGTCCATTAGAGGAACGGCGACGTTCGACCAATACTGGAGCGTCCGTACGTCGAAGCGGACGAGCGGCACGATCTCGGTCAGCCAACATTTCAACAAATGGGAAAGCTTAGGACTTAGAATGGGCAAAATGTACGAAGTCGCGCTTCTGGTCGAAGGCTATCAGAGCAGCGGCAGCGCAAGCATCACCTGCCATACCCTGACCATCAACGGCACGCCGGTCGGCAACGGGACAGGCAGCTGCGGCGGTTCTGGCGGCGGCGGCACGTCGACGATTGTCCAAGCCGAAAATATGACCAAAGGCGGCCAGTACACCTCGAACATCACCTCGCCGTTTAACGGTGTCGCGCTGTATGCGAATAACGACCGAGTCTACTACACGCAATATTTCTCGACCGGCACGCACAGCTTCTCACTGCGCGGGGCGTCGAGCAACAACAACATGGCGAGAGTCGACCTGAGAATCGGCGGCCAAACGAAAGGCACCTTCTACTTCGGAGGGCCCTATCCGGCGGTCTATACGCTGAACAACATCAGCCACGGCACCGGCAATCAGACGGTCGAGCTCATCGTGACGGCCGACAACGGCACATGGGACGCCTATATCGATTACCTGGAAATCAGATAA